The proteins below are encoded in one region of Micromonospora sp. DSM 45708:
- a CDS encoding deoxyribonuclease IV: MRIGAHVDATDPLAEAATREAEAVQFFLADPQGWKAPKPREDAERLRAADVDLYVHAPYVINVATLNNRIRIPSRKLLLAHATAAAAVGARGLIVHGGHVNAGGDLAAGFDNWRKTFAYAADSGGFPLPVLIENTAGGDNACARHLDALARLWDALGDHEVGFCLDTCHAHAGGEELLGLVDRVKAITGRIDLIHANNSKGAFNSGQDRHDNLTGGTIEPELLVAVVRAAGAPVIVETPGGVEGQAADIAFLRGQLGATA; the protein is encoded by the coding sequence ATGCGAATCGGAGCCCACGTCGACGCGACCGACCCGCTGGCCGAGGCGGCCACCCGGGAGGCCGAGGCGGTGCAGTTCTTCCTCGCCGACCCGCAGGGTTGGAAGGCACCGAAGCCGCGGGAGGACGCCGAGCGCCTGCGCGCCGCCGACGTCGACCTCTACGTCCACGCGCCCTACGTGATCAACGTGGCCACGCTCAACAACCGGATCCGCATCCCGAGCCGCAAGCTGCTGCTGGCCCACGCCACCGCCGCGGCGGCCGTCGGGGCCCGCGGGCTGATCGTGCACGGCGGCCACGTCAACGCCGGGGGCGATCTCGCCGCCGGCTTCGACAACTGGCGCAAGACCTTCGCGTACGCGGCGGACTCCGGCGGCTTCCCGCTGCCGGTGCTGATCGAGAACACCGCCGGCGGTGACAACGCCTGCGCCCGGCACCTGGACGCGCTGGCCCGGCTCTGGGACGCGCTCGGTGACCACGAGGTCGGCTTCTGCCTCGACACCTGTCACGCCCACGCCGGCGGTGAGGAGCTGCTGGGTCTGGTCGACCGGGTCAAGGCGATCACCGGCCGGATCGACCTGATCCACGCGAACAACTCGAAGGGCGCCTTCAACTCCGGCCAGGACCGCCACGACAACCTCACCGGCGGCACCATCGAGCCGGAGCTGCTGGTGGCCGTGGTCCGGGCGGCCGGAGCGCCGGTGATCGTCGAAACCCCGGGCGGCGTCGAGGGTCAGGCGGCCGACATCGCGTTCCTGCGCGGCCAGTTGGGCGCCACGGCATGA
- a CDS encoding phosphoribosyltransferase, with protein MTTYRDRAEAGRDLAERLTDLVDRPDVVVLALVRGGVPVARVIADRLHAPLDVLVVRKLGVPWAPEVAYGALGPGGVQVLNDMVAGRISENDRAQVRRREQAELDRREQRYRAGRPPLDLTGRTALIVDDGLATGATARAAVQVARHLGAARVVVAVPVGSPQAYEMLAATADTVVSSQLPADFAAVGAYYDDFHEVSDDEVTHALTAAA; from the coding sequence ATGACCACCTACCGTGACCGGGCCGAAGCGGGACGGGACCTCGCCGAGCGACTCACCGACCTCGTCGACCGGCCCGACGTCGTCGTCCTCGCGCTGGTCCGCGGCGGCGTACCCGTCGCCCGGGTGATCGCCGACCGGCTCCACGCCCCCCTCGACGTGCTGGTCGTCCGCAAACTCGGTGTGCCCTGGGCGCCCGAGGTCGCCTACGGGGCGCTCGGCCCCGGCGGCGTGCAGGTCCTCAACGACATGGTCGCCGGCCGGATCAGCGAGAACGACCGGGCCCAGGTCCGCCGCCGCGAACAGGCCGAACTGGACCGCCGCGAGCAGCGCTACCGCGCCGGTCGCCCCCCGCTGGACCTGACCGGCCGGACCGCCCTGATCGTCGACGACGGGCTCGCCACCGGCGCCACCGCCCGCGCCGCCGTCCAGGTCGCCCGCCACCTCGGCGCCGCCCGGGTGGTCGTCGCCGTCCCGGTCGGCTCCCCGCAGGCGTACGAGATGCTCGCCGCCACGGCCGACACGGTCGTGAGCAGCCAACTCCCGGCCGACTTCGCCGCCGTCGGCGCCTACTACGACGACTTCCACGAGGTCTCCGACGACGAGGTGACGCACGCGCTGACCGCCGCCGCGTGA
- the moaC gene encoding cyclic pyranopterin monophosphate synthase MoaC, which produces MTDPAQLTHVDPAGAARMVDVSAKPVSGRLAVAAGRLRTTAEVVELLRRDGLPKGDALAVGRLAGIMGAKRTPDLIPLCHPIALHGVTVDLRLTADTVEITATARTADRTGVEMEALTAVAVAGLALVDMVKAVDPAASVDAVRVLRKEGGKTGEWLRPEDRP; this is translated from the coding sequence GTGACCGATCCCGCGCAGCTCACCCACGTCGACCCGGCCGGCGCGGCCCGGATGGTCGACGTCTCCGCCAAACCGGTGTCCGGCCGGCTCGCGGTCGCCGCCGGCCGGCTCCGCACCACCGCCGAGGTGGTGGAGCTGCTGCGCCGCGACGGCCTGCCCAAGGGCGACGCGCTCGCGGTCGGGCGGCTCGCCGGGATCATGGGGGCCAAGCGGACCCCTGACCTGATCCCGCTCTGCCACCCGATCGCCCTGCACGGCGTCACCGTCGACCTGCGCCTCACCGCTGACACCGTGGAGATCACGGCCACCGCGCGGACGGCCGACCGCACCGGGGTGGAGATGGAGGCGCTCACCGCGGTGGCGGTCGCCGGGCTCGCCCTGGTCGACATGGTGAAGGCGGTCGACCCGGCCGCGTCGGTGGACGCCGTCCGGGTGCTCCGCAAGGAGGGCGGCAAGACCGGCGAGTGGCTCCGGCCGGAGGACCGGCCGTGA
- a CDS encoding single-stranded DNA-binding protein, with product MREEMVMAGDTTITVIGNLTDDPELRFTPSGAAVAKFRVASTPRFMDKASGEWKDGEPLFLSCTVWRQAAENVAESLQRGARVIVSGRLRQRSYETREGEKRTVIELEVDEIGPSLRYATAKVQKMSRSGGGGGGFGGGGGQGGGGGNFDDPWASAAPAPSRAGSGGGNFDEEPPF from the coding sequence GTGCGCGAGGAGATGGTCATGGCAGGAGACACCACCATCACGGTCATCGGCAACCTGACCGATGACCCCGAGTTGCGGTTCACCCCCTCCGGTGCGGCGGTGGCCAAGTTCCGGGTCGCTTCGACGCCCCGGTTCATGGACAAGGCGTCCGGCGAGTGGAAGGACGGCGAGCCGCTGTTCCTCTCGTGCACCGTCTGGCGCCAGGCCGCCGAGAACGTCGCCGAGTCGCTGCAACGCGGCGCCCGGGTGATCGTGTCCGGCCGGCTGCGTCAGCGGTCGTACGAGACCCGCGAGGGTGAGAAGCGCACCGTCATCGAGCTGGAGGTCGACGAGATCGGCCCGTCCCTGCGCTACGCCACGGCGAAGGTGCAGAAGATGTCCCGCTCCGGTGGCGGAGGCGGCGGCTTCGGTGGTGGTGGCGGCCAGGGCGGCGGCGGAGGCAACTTCGACGACCCCTGGGCCTCTGCTGCCCCGGCCCCCTCCCGCGCTGGTTCGGGCGGCGGAAACTTCGACGAGGAGCCCCCGTTCTGA
- the dnaB gene encoding replicative DNA helicase, producing the protein MSVTDETRAERTGGQPSEPPMREASFEKTPPQDVAAEQCVLGGMLLSKDAIADVVEILKTNDFYRPVHATIFDAILDIYGRGEPADPITVAAALADSGDLARIGGAPYLHTLIASVPTAANAAYYARIVGERAVLRRLVEAGTRIVQLGYGTGPSGSRDVDDIVDLAQQAVYEITEKRVSEDFAILADMLQPTLDEIEAVGAQGGVMTGVPTGFTDLDRLLNGLHAGQLVIVAGRPGLGKSTASMDFARNAAIRANQAAAIFSLEMSKVEIVMRLLSAEARVPLHVLRSGQLSDDDWTKLARCMGEISEAPLFVDDTPSMNLMEIRAKARRLKQKHDLKLIVVDYLQLMTSPKRTESRQQEVADLSRGLKLLAKEVECPVIAVSQLNRGPEQRTDKRPQLSDLRESGSIEQDADVVILLHRDDYYDKESPRAGEADFIIAKHRNGPTDTVTVAAQLHLSRFVDMAIV; encoded by the coding sequence GTGTCGGTCACCGACGAGACGCGCGCGGAACGGACCGGGGGGCAACCGTCCGAGCCGCCCATGCGGGAGGCGTCCTTCGAGAAGACACCACCCCAGGACGTGGCCGCCGAGCAGTGCGTCCTCGGCGGCATGCTGCTCTCCAAGGACGCCATCGCGGACGTCGTGGAGATCCTCAAGACCAACGACTTCTACCGCCCGGTGCACGCCACCATCTTCGACGCGATCCTCGACATCTACGGTCGGGGTGAACCGGCCGACCCGATCACGGTGGCCGCGGCGCTGGCCGACTCCGGCGACCTCGCCCGCATCGGCGGCGCGCCCTACCTGCACACCCTGATCGCCAGCGTGCCCACCGCCGCCAACGCCGCCTACTACGCCCGCATCGTGGGCGAGCGGGCCGTGCTCCGCCGGCTGGTCGAGGCCGGCACCCGGATCGTGCAGCTCGGCTACGGCACCGGCCCGAGTGGCAGCCGGGACGTGGACGACATCGTGGACCTTGCCCAGCAGGCCGTCTACGAGATCACCGAGAAGCGGGTCAGCGAGGACTTCGCGATCCTGGCCGACATGCTCCAGCCCACGCTGGACGAGATCGAGGCGGTCGGCGCCCAGGGCGGCGTGATGACCGGCGTCCCGACCGGCTTCACCGACCTCGACCGCCTGCTCAACGGCCTGCACGCGGGGCAGTTGGTGATCGTGGCCGGCCGACCTGGTCTGGGCAAGTCGACCGCATCTATGGACTTTGCCCGAAATGCGGCTATTCGCGCTAACCAGGCCGCGGCGATCTTCTCGCTGGAGATGAGCAAGGTCGAGATCGTCATGCGACTTCTCTCGGCCGAGGCGCGGGTGCCGCTGCACGTGCTGCGCAGCGGGCAGCTCTCCGACGACGACTGGACCAAGCTGGCCCGCTGCATGGGCGAGATCAGCGAGGCGCCGCTCTTCGTCGACGACACCCCGAGCATGAACCTGATGGAGATCCGGGCGAAGGCACGACGGCTCAAGCAGAAGCACGACCTGAAGCTGATCGTGGTCGACTACCTCCAGCTCATGACCTCACCGAAGCGCACCGAGAGCCGGCAGCAGGAGGTCGCGGATCTGTCCCGTGGCCTGAAGCTGCTGGCCAAGGAGGTCGAGTGCCCGGTGATCGCGGTGAGTCAGCTGAACCGTGGCCCGGAGCAGCGTACGGACAAGCGACCGCAATTGTCCGATCTGCGTGAATCGGGATCTATTGAGCAGGATGCTGACGTAGTAATCCTTTTGCACCGCGATGACTATTATGACAAGGAGTCGCCGCGGGCCGGGGAGGCGGATTTCATCATCGCCAAACACAGGAATGGGCCGACCGACACGGTGACGGTCGCCGCGCAGTTGCACCTGTCGCGCTTCGTGGACATGGCCATCGTCTGA
- a CDS encoding glycosyltransferase 87 family protein, whose protein sequence is MTAHADPATATTRRWSALDTAAGGLALDLGLYAAATIFAAVTAATSTLPPHRAWGTVATIGYALATLAATTQLLARRRRPGTPLAGLPARWTVTGLTWATTALLPVVVQSVQRAGGHPGRAQEEVLVVEHAGTRLAEHGTPYLGPDAIAALPPGEQLLGYTPYQPGMALFGLPRAAADAWWTDARVWFAVGTALALAALVTTLRTGTGPTSPRRCAALLRVVQAATVLPVSALTLATGGDDLPVLALCLLALALAAADRPGRAGLAVGAAGALKLFAWPVAVVLVCWAATRRAAPRTALGALGLPVLALLPVLLVDRDALVENVLRFPLGHGLVTSPAQSPFPGHLIAETLPAGRVIAAALLVAVGLAIAVRLLRHPPRTAAATALVSGYGLLAAILLMPSTRFGYLLYPAALLVLAPALALAEAPAGRHSRQPPDAKRPEGVHLRHDHLP, encoded by the coding sequence GTGACCGCCCACGCCGACCCGGCCACCGCCACCACCCGCCGCTGGTCGGCGCTCGACACCGCCGCCGGCGGTCTCGCCCTCGACCTGGGCCTCTACGCCGCCGCCACGATCTTCGCCGCGGTCACCGCCGCCACCTCCACCCTGCCCCCGCACCGCGCGTGGGGCACCGTCGCCACCATCGGGTACGCCCTCGCCACGCTCGCCGCGACCACCCAGCTCCTCGCCCGCCGCCGACGCCCCGGCACCCCGCTGGCCGGCCTGCCCGCCCGCTGGACGGTCACCGGCCTGACCTGGGCCACCACCGCGCTGCTGCCGGTCGTCGTGCAGAGCGTCCAGCGGGCCGGCGGGCACCCCGGCCGGGCCCAGGAGGAGGTGCTCGTGGTGGAACACGCCGGCACCCGTCTCGCCGAGCACGGCACCCCCTACCTCGGCCCCGACGCCATCGCCGCCCTGCCCCCCGGCGAACAACTCCTCGGCTACACGCCCTACCAACCCGGGATGGCACTGTTCGGGCTGCCCCGGGCCGCCGCCGACGCCTGGTGGACCGACGCCCGCGTCTGGTTCGCGGTCGGCACCGCGCTCGCGCTCGCCGCCCTGGTCACCACGCTGCGCACCGGCACCGGCCCCACCTCGCCCCGCCGCTGCGCCGCGCTGCTGCGCGTCGTGCAGGCCGCCACCGTCCTGCCCGTCTCCGCGCTCACGCTCGCCACCGGCGGCGATGACCTCCCCGTACTCGCGCTCTGCCTGCTCGCCCTCGCGCTGGCCGCCGCCGACCGGCCCGGCCGCGCCGGCCTCGCGGTCGGCGCCGCCGGCGCGCTGAAGCTCTTCGCCTGGCCGGTGGCGGTCGTGCTGGTCTGCTGGGCCGCCACCCGCCGGGCCGCGCCCCGCACCGCGCTGGGCGCCCTCGGCCTCCCCGTCCTCGCGCTGCTGCCGGTCCTGCTCGTCGACCGCGACGCCCTCGTCGAGAACGTGCTCCGGTTCCCGCTCGGCCACGGCCTGGTGACCAGCCCCGCCCAGTCCCCGTTCCCCGGCCACCTGATCGCCGAGACGCTCCCCGCCGGCCGGGTGATCGCCGCCGCGCTGCTCGTCGCGGTCGGCCTGGCGATCGCCGTCCGGCTGCTGCGCCACCCGCCGCGCACCGCCGCCGCCACGGCGCTCGTCAGCGGGTACGGGCTGCTCGCCGCGATCCTGCTGATGCCCTCCACCCGCTTCGGCTACCTGCTCTACCCGGCCGCGCTCCTCGTCCTCGCCCCGGCGCTGGCACTCGCCGAGGCACCGGCCGGCCGGCATTCCCGGCAACCGCCCGACGCGAAGCGGCCGGAAGGCGTACACCTGAGGCATGACCACCTACCGTGA
- the rpsF gene encoding 30S ribosomal protein S6: protein MRHYEVMVILDPSLEERTVAPSLDTYLNVIRTAGGSVEKTDVWGRRRLAYEINKKAEGIYAVVDLQATPEAVAELDRQLRLNESVLRTKVIRPEMR, encoded by the coding sequence TTGCGTCACTATGAAGTCATGGTGATCCTCGATCCCAGCCTCGAGGAGCGCACCGTCGCCCCGTCGCTCGACACGTACCTGAACGTGATCCGGACCGCGGGTGGCTCGGTGGAGAAGACCGACGTGTGGGGCCGCCGGCGCCTCGCGTACGAGATCAACAAGAAGGCCGAGGGCATCTACGCCGTCGTCGACCTCCAGGCGACGCCGGAGGCCGTGGCCGAGCTGGACCGTCAGCTCCGACTCAACGAGTCGGTGCTGCGCACCAAGGTCATTCGCCCGGAGATGCGCTGA
- a CDS encoding MogA/MoaB family molybdenum cofactor biosynthesis protein yields the protein MIRARVIVASNRAAAGVYEDTSGPLLVAGLRELGCTVDAPVVVPDGEPVGDALRAARDEGVDVVLTSGGTGITPTDRTPEVTGALLDYEIPGIAEAIRAHSREAVPTAALSRGRAGVAGRTLVVNLPGSRGGARDGLAVLGPILRHAVDQLRGGDH from the coding sequence GTGATCCGGGCCCGGGTGATCGTGGCCTCGAACCGGGCCGCCGCCGGGGTCTACGAGGACACCAGCGGTCCGCTGCTCGTGGCCGGCCTGCGGGAGCTGGGCTGCACGGTCGACGCCCCGGTGGTGGTGCCCGACGGCGAGCCGGTCGGCGACGCGCTGCGTGCCGCCCGTGACGAGGGCGTCGACGTGGTGCTGACCAGCGGCGGCACCGGCATCACCCCGACCGACCGCACGCCCGAGGTGACCGGCGCGCTGCTCGACTACGAGATCCCCGGCATTGCCGAGGCGATCCGCGCGCACAGCCGCGAGGCGGTGCCCACGGCCGCGCTGTCCCGGGGCCGGGCCGGTGTCGCCGGCCGGACGCTCGTGGTTAACCTGCCCGGCTCGCGCGGCGGCGCGCGGGACGGCCTGGCCGTGCTCGGGCCGATCCTGCGGCACGCGGTCGACCAGCTGCGCGGCGGTGACCACTGA
- a CDS encoding TFIIB-type zinc ribbon-containing protein: MQLTCPKCRGEMRQYERSGVVIDQCGECRGIFLDRGELEKLFEAEANWNRQQGGAPQAAPAGAGYPPPPPPPPAAPHQPGYGAVPPPPPPPPGHGYPQPAYGHGQQQHYGYHGHYRRKKKHGFLGELFD, translated from the coding sequence ATGCAGCTCACCTGTCCCAAATGCCGTGGAGAGATGCGCCAGTACGAGCGCAGCGGAGTAGTCATCGACCAGTGCGGCGAATGCCGCGGGATCTTCCTCGACCGAGGCGAGCTCGAAAAGCTGTTCGAGGCCGAGGCCAACTGGAACCGGCAGCAGGGCGGCGCCCCGCAGGCCGCACCCGCCGGGGCCGGCTACCCGCCGCCTCCGCCGCCCCCGCCCGCCGCCCCGCACCAGCCGGGCTACGGCGCCGTCCCCCCGCCCCCTCCGCCGCCGCCCGGCCACGGCTACCCGCAGCCCGCGTACGGCCACGGTCAGCAGCAGCACTACGGCTACCACGGCCACTACCGCCGCAAGAAGAAGCACGGCTTCCTCGGCGAGCTGTTCGACTGA
- the rpsR gene encoding 30S ribosomal protein S18: MAKAAALRKPKKKVNPLDKDGITYIDYKDTALLRKFISDRGKIRARRVTGVTSQQQRQIARAVKNAREMALLPYTATAR; encoded by the coding sequence ATGGCGAAGGCTGCGGCACTGCGCAAGCCGAAGAAGAAGGTGAACCCGCTCGACAAGGACGGGATCACCTATATCGATTACAAGGACACCGCGCTGCTGCGCAAGTTCATCTCCGACCGCGGCAAGATCCGCGCTCGACGGGTGACCGGCGTGACCTCGCAGCAGCAGCGGCAGATCGCCCGTGCGGTCAAGAACGCCCGTGAAATGGCGCTCCTGCCCTACACGGCCACGGCCCGCTGA
- the rplI gene encoding 50S ribosomal protein L9, whose protein sequence is MKIILTQEVSGLGSPGDIVEVKDGFGRNYLLPQGFAIAWTKGAEKQVTVIKRARSAREVRDLDHANEIKGQIEGLKVSLKARAGDGGRLFGSVTPAEIVDAVKAAGGPSLDRRRLETPGHIKSLGAYPVSIRLHPEVTAKFDLNVVKG, encoded by the coding sequence ATGAAGATCATCCTTACTCAGGAGGTGTCCGGCCTCGGCTCTCCGGGCGACATCGTCGAGGTCAAGGACGGCTTCGGCCGTAACTACCTGCTGCCGCAGGGCTTCGCGATCGCCTGGACCAAGGGTGCCGAGAAGCAGGTCACGGTCATCAAGCGGGCCCGCTCGGCCCGCGAGGTCCGTGACCTCGACCACGCCAACGAGATCAAGGGCCAGATCGAGGGCCTGAAGGTCAGCCTGAAGGCCCGCGCCGGCGACGGTGGCCGGCTCTTCGGTTCGGTCACCCCGGCCGAGATCGTCGACGCCGTCAAGGCGGCCGGCGGTCCGAGCCTGGACCGGCGTCGGCTGGAGACGCCCGGCCACATCAAGTCGCTCGGCGCCTACCCGGTCAGCATCCGGCTGCACCCCGAGGTGACCGCCAAGTTCGACCTGAACGTGGTCAAGGGCTGA
- a CDS encoding maleylpyruvate isomerase N-terminal domain-containing protein: MSPIRPHEALAQAYDGITAVVSPLDDAGLQRPTRCRGWLVADLLFHVLCDAQRALVALASPVPGPADVDDVSYWRAFGADGEDGADARHAWWARRSAAAFDRPTGVVRIWSDTAPAAARAAAAADTGGHVTTQGHVLRVPDLLATLTTEAVVHHLDLVVDLPDAPRPATGPTRVAVTTMDGLLCDDAVRPAAWDDHEYLLKATGRVPLTDRDRFELGEAAGWFPLLG, translated from the coding sequence ATGAGCCCGATCCGGCCGCACGAGGCGCTGGCCCAGGCGTACGACGGCATCACCGCCGTCGTCAGCCCGCTCGACGACGCCGGCCTGCAACGACCGACCCGCTGCCGGGGCTGGCTCGTCGCCGACCTGCTCTTCCACGTGCTCTGCGACGCCCAACGCGCGCTCGTCGCGCTGGCCAGCCCGGTGCCCGGTCCGGCCGACGTCGACGACGTCAGCTACTGGCGCGCGTTCGGCGCCGACGGCGAGGACGGGGCCGACGCGCGGCACGCCTGGTGGGCCCGCCGCTCGGCCGCCGCGTTCGACCGGCCCACCGGCGTGGTCCGGATCTGGTCCGACACCGCCCCGGCTGCCGCCCGCGCCGCCGCCGCAGCGGACACGGGCGGGCACGTCACCACCCAGGGCCACGTGCTGCGCGTACCCGATCTGCTGGCCACGCTGACCACCGAGGCGGTCGTGCACCACCTCGACCTGGTGGTGGACCTGCCGGACGCGCCACGGCCGGCGACCGGCCCGACGCGGGTCGCGGTGACCACGATGGACGGCCTGCTGTGCGACGACGCGGTACGCCCGGCCGCCTGGGACGACCACGAATATCTGCTCAAGGCCACCGGGCGGGTGCCGTTGACCGACCGGGACCGGTTCGAGCTGGGCGAGGCGGCGGGCTGGTTCCCGCTGCTCGGCTGA
- a CDS encoding putative bifunctional diguanylate cyclase/phosphodiesterase, translated as MTSSQRREIETDRRLRLLVGLVVVAAAVVVLTSLPGALVDAPPTSVYDAATLMMLTFMIAVGTLVKARIRIRSTTQSISWNETAIVIGAAVIPLPWVVLCTVVGITLASLQLTPIKIAFGIGKNTLVAFGAGLTLTLLDWTWPSPHPLEMLVPLGVAYLAVAVIDDLLAIPVIALASGTRVRRQFLTNLDLRVAGFVVRFVVAVCTLAILSIDPRLLLAVPPLVLSLHLAYSTRIRTRTEQQAWQRLARTTDALNVVDLGQVLTTAVTEAAELFSADEVEIELREGGRTVRGGAAGIAYDGTSPRPSGTDGRIMPVSLEGHDRSEDIGELRLRFAGPVELSEREQYTLRTFASALCTAVRNAQAYAELARVAADHAYAATHDALTGLSNRRHLLDEGTAQLTTRHADGITALVLIDLNHFKEVNDTLGHGAGDRVLIQVAERLRGAARADDLVARLGGDEFAVLLRGLPAPAVAAHRAETLLAALHDPLDLDGMRISVEASGGIAVAPATGGMPELLRRADVAMYQAKRAGQRIATYAAARDTADLNRLTLGGELPRAVADHEFTVNFQPIVDLGSGQVTGAEALARWHHPTHGLIDPLRFLEAVERSGLLPAFAEAILDQALIAAGSWHDAGFDLPVSVNVSPRSLLDARFPGAVLARLRAHDLPPDRLVLELTETLTLSQLDVVDRVLSRLRDSGVRLALDDFGTGYSSLSLLSRIPVHELKIDRSFVTAMETAPEAAAVIRSTLDLGRSLDLTVVAEGVESEPQRRTLWELGCTAGQGHLFARPLPAGALLAALQRGAGGRPGALAAPLHDTGAVIRLPGRRTAGTRTRPASATDVRHP; from the coding sequence GTGACTTCTTCCCAGCGACGTGAGATCGAGACCGACAGGCGGCTACGGCTGCTGGTCGGTCTCGTCGTCGTGGCAGCCGCCGTGGTGGTGCTGACCTCGCTCCCCGGCGCCCTCGTCGACGCGCCCCCCACATCGGTCTACGACGCCGCCACCCTGATGATGCTGACCTTCATGATCGCGGTGGGGACACTCGTCAAGGCCCGCATCCGGATCCGTTCCACCACACAGTCCATCAGCTGGAACGAGACCGCGATCGTCATCGGCGCCGCGGTCATCCCCCTGCCCTGGGTGGTGCTGTGCACCGTCGTCGGGATCACGCTCGCCTCGCTGCAACTGACCCCGATCAAGATCGCCTTCGGGATCGGCAAGAACACCCTGGTGGCCTTCGGCGCGGGTCTGACGCTCACGCTCCTGGACTGGACGTGGCCGTCCCCCCACCCGCTGGAGATGCTGGTCCCGCTCGGCGTCGCCTACCTGGCCGTCGCCGTCATCGACGACCTGCTCGCAATCCCGGTCATCGCGCTCGCCTCCGGCACCCGCGTACGCCGCCAGTTCCTCACCAACCTCGACCTCCGGGTGGCAGGCTTCGTCGTCCGCTTCGTGGTCGCGGTCTGCACCCTGGCGATCCTGTCGATCGACCCCCGCCTGCTGCTCGCCGTACCGCCGCTGGTGCTCAGCCTGCACCTGGCCTACTCCACCCGGATCCGCACCCGCACCGAACAGCAGGCCTGGCAGCGACTCGCCCGCACCACCGACGCGCTCAACGTCGTCGACCTCGGCCAGGTGCTCACCACCGCCGTCACCGAGGCCGCCGAACTCTTCTCCGCCGACGAGGTCGAGATCGAGCTGCGCGAGGGCGGGCGCACGGTCCGCGGCGGCGCGGCCGGCATCGCGTACGACGGAACGTCGCCACGGCCCAGCGGCACCGACGGCCGCATCATGCCGGTCTCGCTGGAAGGACACGACCGGTCCGAGGACATCGGCGAGCTGCGGCTCCGCTTCGCCGGGCCGGTCGAGCTCTCCGAGCGGGAGCAGTACACCCTGCGTACCTTCGCCTCCGCCCTGTGCACCGCGGTCCGCAACGCCCAGGCGTACGCCGAACTGGCCCGCGTCGCCGCCGACCACGCCTACGCCGCCACCCACGACGCGCTCACCGGCCTGTCCAACCGCCGGCACCTGCTGGACGAGGGAACCGCCCAGCTCACCACCCGGCACGCCGACGGCATCACCGCCCTGGTGCTGATCGACCTCAACCACTTCAAGGAGGTCAACGACACGCTCGGGCACGGCGCCGGCGACCGGGTGCTGATCCAGGTCGCCGAGCGGCTACGCGGCGCGGCACGCGCCGACGACCTGGTCGCCCGGCTCGGCGGCGACGAGTTCGCCGTCCTGCTGCGCGGCCTGCCCGCCCCGGCGGTCGCCGCGCACCGCGCCGAAACCCTGCTCGCCGCGCTGCACGACCCGCTCGACCTCGACGGCATGCGGATCAGCGTGGAAGCCAGCGGCGGCATCGCCGTCGCCCCCGCCACCGGCGGGATGCCCGAGCTGCTGCGCCGCGCCGACGTGGCGATGTACCAGGCCAAGCGCGCCGGCCAGCGGATCGCCACGTACGCGGCGGCCCGCGACACCGCCGACCTCAACCGGCTCACGCTCGGCGGGGAGCTGCCCCGGGCCGTCGCCGATCACGAGTTCACCGTCAACTTCCAACCCATCGTCGACCTGGGCAGCGGCCAGGTCACCGGCGCGGAGGCGCTGGCCCGCTGGCACCACCCCACCCACGGCCTGATCGACCCGCTGCGCTTCCTGGAGGCGGTGGAACGCTCCGGGCTGCTGCCCGCGTTCGCCGAGGCCATCCTCGACCAGGCCCTGATCGCGGCCGGCTCCTGGCACGACGCCGGCTTCGACCTGCCCGTCTCGGTGAACGTGTCGCCCCGCAGCCTCCTCGACGCCCGCTTCCCCGGCGCCGTGCTGGCCCGGCTGCGCGCCCACGACCTCCCACCCGACCGGCTCGTCCTGGAACTCACCGAGACGCTCACCCTCAGCCAGCTCGACGTGGTCGACCGGGTGCTCAGCCGGCTCCGCGACTCCGGCGTCCGGCTGGCCCTCGACGACTTCGGCACCGGCTACTCGTCGCTCTCCCTGCTCTCCCGCATCCCGGTCCACGAACTCAAGATCGACCGCAGCTTCGTCACCGCGATGGAAACCGCACCCGAGGCCGCCGCCGTGATCCGCTCCACCCTCGACCTGGGCCGCAGCCTCGACCTCACCGTGGTCGCCGAGGGCGTGGAGAGCGAACCCCAACGCCGCACGCTCTGGGAGCTGGGCTGCACGGCCGGCCAGGGCCATCTGTTCGCCCGGCCGCTGCCGGCCGGCGCGCTGCTCGCCGCCCTCCAACGCGGCGCCGGCGGCCGGCCCGGCGCACTCGCCGCACCGCTGCACGACACCGGCGCCGTCATCCGGCTGCCCGGCCGCCGCACTGCGGGCACCCGTACCCGCCCGGCCTCCGCCACCGACGTCCGCCACCCCTGA